The genome window GAACTTTTAGCAGAGCTTAAGCAGTTGTCGGATAAGGTAAAGGAATATGATGATAAGGTAGCAAATCTTGACAGCGAAATATATGAATTAATGTTAACGATTCCAAATATACCAAATCCCACGGTGCCGGTAGGGAAAAGCGATGCCGACAACCTGGAACTTAGAAAATGGGGTACGCCGAGAAAATTTGGTTTTGATGCAAAAGCCCACTGGGATATAGGAGTGGATCTTGATATACTGGATTTTGAAGACGCGGCAAAAGTAACCGGTTCAAGGTTTACATTTTATAAGGGAGCCGGAGCCAGGCTTGAAAGGGCATGTATAAATTTTATGCTGGATTTGCATACGACAAAACATGGATACAAGGAAATATTTCCGCCGTATATGGTTCACAGGAGGAGCATGATAGGGACCGGACAACTGCCAAAATTTGAAGAGGATGCGTTCAAGGTTGCAGGCACCGATTATTTCCTGATACCTACTGCGGAAGTGCCAGTAACCAATATATACAGAGATGACATACTGGATGGCGATAAGCTTCCCATAAAACATGTTGCATACAGCGCATGCTTCAGATCCGAGGCCGGATCTGCCGGAAGGGATACCAGGGGGCTTATAAGACAGCATCAGTTTAACAAAGTGGAACTGGTAAAATTCGTAAAGCCTGAAACATCCTATGATGAACTTGAAAAGCTTACTCACGACGCTGAGGAAGTGCTGCAAATACTTGGCCTCCCATACAGAGTCGTGAAGATTTGCACCGGGGATTTAGGATTCACAGCTGCGATGAAATACGATATCGAAGTCTGGATGCCAAGCTACGGAAGGTATGTCGAGATTTCATCCTGCAGCAATTTTGAAGATTTTCAGGCAAGAAGGGCCAATATAAAATACAGGCCGGCACCGAAGCAGAAGCCTCAATTTGTCCACACTTTGAATGGCTCCGGTGTTGCCATAGGAAGGACAGTTGCCGCAATACTTGAAAATTACCAGCAACAGGATGGGAGCGTAATTGTTCCCACGGCTCTTATAAATTACATGGGCGGTCTTGAGAGGATCAGCAAATAAAAGAGCAATTTTGCGAACCCTAAGACTGTGAGCTTAGCGATTGAAATAATATTCTTCAAATATAAAATATTACAATATGGGATGAACTATCGGTGATAGTTCGTCCCATATAACACTATAATTCGACGCCCGAATCTTTTAAAACATGCTGTATTTTTTTATAGTCCAATTTCCTGGGGGATGTATTTTCCCTTACACAAAGAGCAGCGGCTATGCCTACGGCCTGCCCCATATTGGCACATATGGGCATTGCCCTGAAGTTTGAATGAGCTAAATGAGTTCCGGAAATATTTCTGCCTGCTAAATAAAGGTTATCGATTTTTTTAGGTACAAAACATCTATAGGGGATAGTGTAGCCCTTTCCCTGCGGGAATTTTTTCTGCATGCCTGTTTGATCGAGGCCCGCACCCTTTATGTTGTGGACATCGAAGTTAAAAAGGGCTTTAGCTACAACCCAGTCTTCGAATACTTTGGCTTCAAGTATGTCTTCCCTTGTGAGAGTGTATTCACCTTCAAAATGCCTCGTTTCCCTTACACCGATTATCGATGAAGAGCTTATTATATAACAGTTTTCAAATCCGGGTACATATTCTCTCAAGAACTTTACAATATAGTCGATCTGCCTTCTGCATACATATGTGGCATGAGTTAGATCTTCAACTTTAGTGCCGTCGACATCCGTACAGTTTGTCATATTGCAGGTGACTATTCCCGGAAGCGAACTTCTGTAAAGCAACACATGCCCGGCAGGGAACGGGATATGCTGCCTTCCAAGAGTCTGCAGATCGCCCTTTTCAAGCTCATATGTATCCTCGAAGCTGCCCGGAAATATTGCCCTATCTGTATCTACACCTGCGACCTTAAACATAATTGTCATAGGTTGCATTTTGCCGTCTTCTTCACGGCCCTTATGAAAAGGGACACCGGCTTTAGCCGCAATATCGCCATCGCCTGATGCATCTATTACTATTTTAGCCATTACAGCTTCTCTTCCGGATTTGCTCTCTATAATTACTCCTTTTATAGTATCCTCTTCCACAATGGCATTGCTGGCAAAAGTATAAAGTTCCAGCCCTACCCCGGTTTCATCGAGCATATTGAGCATGACGGTCTTTAGCTTTTCAGGGTTTATTATTTGTTTTCTGCTGCCGCTGTCACTGGATCTATCCAGAATTTCTTCGTAAAATCCTCCGACAGTTCCTCCTGTCCAGTGGCTCATAAGCCCTGTGGTAGCAACGCCTCCAACATCGCCTGCCTGTTCTATAAGCATGGTTTTGGCACCACACCTTGCAGCGTTTACGGCTGCTGAAAAGCCGGCAGGGCCTCCGCCGATTACCAGTATGTCGACTTCTTTCTTTACGGGGATCTTCCTTGAAGGTTCGGTAATATATTTCATTTGATTTCCCCCTTTAGTATTAATTCATTGATATCAACACATACTATTATAACATATAAATTTACATGTTCTGGAATCGACACCCCACATTTTATGTTGACAGGGTATCTAACTCTTGTTATAATATACAATGTGTCAGTTGTGGAGAGATGGTCGAGCTGGTTTAAGGCACCGGTCTTGAAAACCGGCGTAGGGGTAACCCTACCGTGGGTTCGAATCCCACCCTCTCCGCCATAAAAGCATTTTAAAATTTTTTTATACGATAAAAAGTTAAATTTTAAGAATGTTTACATGACAAAGGTAGATAATAATATCAAATAAAACTTAAGCTAACATGGAGAAGTACCCAAGTCGGCTGAAGGGGACGGTTTGCTAAACCGTTAGTGGGAGGTTTCTTCCAGCCCGGGTTCGAATCCCGGCTTCTCCGCCAAAATCAAGGCATTTCGTTAATTCGAAGTGCTTTTTATTATGCATTTTAGGTTCACATAACATGAAATTGGGGACACATGGTATAGAGTGATATAAAATCATATATGCTTTTCATCACTTTTTTTATTGTTTTTAAATAATATATTATCTATTTTTGGGACTGCAGTTCTATTTGCCAGTTATTTTATCGGTTGCATAATAGCACCATGAAATGAATACATATTACTATTACCAAACAAATTGAAAGGAGTAGCATCCATTTGGATTAAAAGACCTTCCTGAGGTTTTCTCTTCCGATGAGGTTTGTAGCGCCTTCTCTTTTTAGGGCTTTGAATGTTTGGATCTGTCGGGATTTTATAGAGGGTGGAATAACTAATCTTTATGTTCTCAAACCTCTCAAGGAGCTTTTAAAAATGTTTAAAATTGGAATGTTTGTAAAACTTAATAACAATAATTACTAATATAACATTATCACAAGATAATTACATTTATTTTATACGTCCCTTGTAATATGACAAATAAGTGCTATAATTATAAAGTAGATTAAAAAGTCATAATATTTGAAAAAATGTGTATAAATAAATATTTGTGTTAATTCAGTATTTATTGATATACAGCTTGTTTTGGTATTACAAAGAGACGCGCGTCAAATGTTGTTTATCCAACCCGGGAGGCTTTATGATTCATGTTGTTATTGGATTGAACACAGTTTGGAGACAAATTTCAACTGTGACAATCAAAAAAATAAAAGGAGGTTTTTTTGTGCGAAGAAAAGTTGTTTCTTTTCTGCTTGTGTTCACATTGTTGTTCGCATCCATGTCTTTGCAAGCATGTTCGAGTTCAAACTCGAACAGTAAAAGCGGTACAAAAAGTACAAGCGGCAAACAAGAGATGACGGACGTGGGTACTCCGCGTAATGAAACTCTAATCGTTGAAACACAGACTCCGACAGATGTACCTGGGCAGTTTAACTCCTATATGCAAGGCACCCAGATGGGATTTGGAATCCATCAGCTCATGTCAGCGATGATGTGGGAGATGGACACTGTAAAGGGCGAACAATATGGCGAAGTGGCGGATGGAATGCCGGTATCCAATTCGGATTTTACCGAGCATACCATTAAGATTCGCAAGGGCATCAAATGGTCCGATGGGCAAGCTCTGACCGCGAATGATGTAGTGTTTACGTTTAAAATGATTATGAGCAACACCGGCATCGGCCAGCACGATTATTACAATTCAATAATCAAGTCAGTTGAGAAGGTTGATGATTATACTGTCAAGATCGTTACGAAGGAATCCTTCCCTCGTCTTGCAGAGACATTTGGTGTAACTATCTGGGGAAACGACCTTCGAATAGTCCCCGAGCATATTTACTCAAAGCAGGCGGATGTAACTACTTTTAAGGACAGCAGTCCTGTAGTAGCCGGTCCTTATACCGTAAAATCATACGACAAGCTGGGCAAATGGATACTCTATCAGCGCCGCGATGACTGGAAGAACAGTACCGTAGGCGTAGTGACGGGTAAAGAGCCGCAGGCCAAGTATATATGGTTTAGGTATCTTGGCGATGATAATACCCGTCAAATGGCTATGATCAACAATCAAGTTGATATTTTGTGCGAGGTTACTCCTGAAATGTTGGAAGCGATGACCTCTGCCAATAAGAAGATTTCATTTTGGTATGACCAATTCCCATATGCTACAAGTGATGACCCATGCTCCAAGGGGATTGCTTTCGAAATGGCAAAGGAGCCGTATAACAATGCGGACTTCCGATGGGGTATAGCGCTTGCACTGAATTTTGACGAGATCTCGATGAGTATATTTAACGGTGTCGGACGTGCCAGCCCTCTGCCGATACTTACTAACACCAGTGCAATGCAGAAGCTGTATTATAAGCCATTGCTTTCATGGCTGGAATCGTTCGAACTGGATCTTGGCGATGGGACAACGGTTAAACCTTTTGATACCAGATATGCTGAAAGAATGGCTAAGACACTAAAGGATAAAGGCTATAATATCCCCACCGATGAGGATTCCCTGACCGATATGTTTGGTATCGGATCCTGGAAGCATGATGAGGAAGCAGCAACCAAGCTTCTTAAGAAAGCGGGCTTGGAAAAGAAGTCTGATGGTTGGTATTACAAAGGTAAGCCTTTTACCATAAATATGACTTATTTGGCTGATACCGAAGCTCAGGCAGGCCGTGGCCTACAAGCTGCATATAACCAGTTAACCAAGTTCGGGCTGAAATGCAATCTGTCCAGCCAGAGCAGCGCTACCTGGGATAGCAACAGCAGTACCGGAAATTATGAAATTGCCGGTTATTGGCCAACTGGCGGGATTACGAAGGATATCTATCCGCAGATCCGTGGTTGGGATGCCGACCTGATTGTGCCGCTTGGCAAGATTGGTTCCGGACAAGGATCGCGCTGGAACAATGCAGAAGCAACCAAGATAATTCATGAAATGGCAAAGCTGTCTCCGAACAGTGATGAGAACTATAAGCTTGGATTGGAGTTCATGAAGGTTGCTGTGAAGGATATGCCGTTCATAGGCTTCCACTCCGGAGTTAAGTTTGTTCCGACAAACAGCACTTATTGGACCAACTATCCGAACGCGAAGAATGCATATAACGGTCCTTGGTGGTGGTGGAGCTGCTTCAAGTACATTACGACCGAAATCAAACCGGTAAGTAAATAGCCTCTGTTTTTAAATTAGAGTAGGGCTTGAGAAAATAAGGCACGTGCGATTGTTTAAGACAGCAGTGCGTGCCTTATTTTTTTATATAACCGTTGTAGGTTGTTGGCTTGTGGATAGATCTACTGTACAATTATTTTCCGCTTTTCTGAATTTTACACCAAAATATTCATTTAGTTGCCAATTAAAGAGGTGAACAAATTGAAATTTCGCAAATATTTCGGTCTGCGTATTTTGACATGGGCTCTGACTATTTGGATAGGCGTTACATTCATATTCTTTATCCCACGTATGTTTCCGTCCGATCCTGTAGAGAATATGATAGGGCAGATGCAAGCCCGTTCCGGCCAGATGGATCCTAAGCAGATGGAAGCACTGAGAAAATCTTTGCGTATTCAGTTCGGCCTTGAGGGATCACTATGGGAACAGTATACAACATTTCTATGGAAAGGAGTACTGCATTTTAATTTCGGCCCTTCTCTCATGAGCTACCCGACACCGGCCGGAGAGATCATCAGCACATATCTGCCATATACATTGTTTTTGTCACTTACCAGTACGATTCTTGCCTGGATAATCGGTAATTTGATAGGCCTGCAGGCGGGGTTTCGTAAGGATAAGCGTTCTTCAAAAGTTATGGAAGGTATTGCAATATGTATATACCCCATTCCATATTTTATTATTGCATTGGTTATTCAAATTGTATTTGCGTTTTTACTTGGATGGTTCCCCCTCCAATCAGATATCAACACCACAGGAAGTATGGCCACTCTCGTTGCTTCCCTGTTGAAGGCATCGGTACTGCCGGCTCTTTCACTGCTGTTGGTCGGCACAGGTTGGTGGATCATCTCTATGAAGTCGCTTTCAGGTACGACTGCGCAGGAGGATTTTGTTCTGTACGCCCGATATAGGGGCCTTCCCGAAAACGTGATAGGGAGAAAATATGTGTTGCGCAACTCCATACTGACGCAGATTACAGCCTTGGCGATGAGCCTCGGCGGGGTCTTTAACGGTGCGATCATGACGGAGATTATCTTCGGCTACCCGGGCGTCGGCACGCTTATTCAAAAGGCAATACTTCAGTCCGATTATAATATGATTCTCGGCTGTATTACCATTTCGATAATCGCCGTTGCTACAGCTACTTTAATTGTGGATATTATATATCCGCTTATTGATCCCCGTATCAGATACAGTTAGGAAGAGGGGGCAGAATACATGAAAAAACTTTGGAAAAATTTGAGTAACCCTGCAAGGGCGGGCATTGTTATAACTGTTTTTTTCTTAATACTTGGGTTCGTCGTGTATTATTTTCCGCATGTTAACCCATTTACTTTCGACACATATGCCAGCAGACTCGGCCCCTCTTCAGAGCATTGGCTGGGTACGAGCAGTATGGGACAGGATGTTTACTGGCTGCTTATCGAAGCTATTCATAATTCGCTTCTGATAGGACTTATAGTTGCAACCATCGGAACCGTAGTTGGTGTGTTTGTCGGTTTGCTCGCGGGCTTCTCCGGAGGCACACTCGATCGTGTGCTGTCGGTCATTACGGATACGTTCGTGGTAATCCCATCGCTTCCCATTCTTATATTGATGACCTCGTTAATGAAGGGCAAGACAACTGTTGTTCTGATGGCGCTGGTTTTGGGAATGTTTGCATGGGCATGGCCAAGCCGACAGATACGTTCAATGGCGCTGAGCATAAAGGAGAGGGATTTTATCCATACCGCATGGTTCTCCGGGGAAGGTACGGTTCAGGTGGTATTGACGGAAATCCTGCCCTATGCGCTTACATGGTCACTTTCGAACTTTATGAATGCCACATTGAACGCCATTGCATCTGAATCCAGCCTTGCAGTCTTAGGGCTGTCTCCGGCGAATTTGATATCTCTCGGAAATATGATTCAATGGGCGAGGGAGAGAAATGCTATCTTTACCAGGCAATGGTTCTGGATAGGTTCGCCGATCGTGGCTACGGTTCTTCTTTTTATCGGCTTATTCTTATTCATAACTGGTTATAACGATTATCTGTCTATGAAGAGGGGGAGGTAAGGAATGCTTAAGATTGAACATCTGTCCACTTCTTACAAGACCATAAGCGGTGATGTGCATGTCGTCAATGATGTGAATTTCGAAATTCGTAACAACGAGATATTCGGTATCGCAGGGGAATCGGGTTGCGGCAAGACAACTCTCCTTAAGGCACTTTATGATATTGTGGAATTTCCTTTGCAGATCGATTCAGGCCGTGTGATTTTGAGCGGTGAAAAGAGGGGGTCTCATTTCTCGTATGAAACCGGCAAGATCCGCAATACGTGGTGGAATAACATCTCTTACGTGCCTCAGGCCGCACAGAGTGTGCTGAACCCGATCACGAAGATTAAGTACCAATTCCTGGATTCTATACCGAAGCAGGACAGGAATAACGAGACAAAGGAAGCAACTCTCGAAAGAGTAGCACATTATTTGGAAGAGCTCAGTCTTTCACCTGATCTGCTTGAAGCATTTCCGTTCCAGCTTTCAGGCGGTATGCGGCAGCGTGTGATAATCGCGCTGGCTACGTTTATGTCACCTAACGTGTTGCTCGCCGACGAACCGACCACGGCACTGGATGTGGTTGTGCAGCGAGGCATACTGCTGATGCTTATGCACCTGCAAAAACAGTTGAAGAATACGATGGTACTTGTCAGCCATGATATGGGAGTTCATTATCAGATCACCGATCGTATAGGAATAATGTACTCAGGTAGTTTTGTTGAACTCGGAAAGACCGATGAGATCTTTGATTCCCCGATACACCCCTATACAAGGATGTTAATAGATGCATTGCCAAAGATAGGGGACAAAAGCCAAAAGGCGGGAATACCGGGCCGCCCTCCGGCACTTACCAACCCTCC of Clostridiales bacterium contains these proteins:
- the serS gene encoding serine--tRNA ligase; the protein is MLDLKRIRTDLQGVKDAMKIRGEDFDLSLLDKVVELDEKRRKMITEAETLKSKRNSDSQKIAKLKKKGDSAEELLAELKQLSDKVKEYDDKVANLDSEIYELMLTIPNIPNPTVPVGKSDADNLELRKWGTPRKFGFDAKAHWDIGVDLDILDFEDAAKVTGSRFTFYKGAGARLERACINFMLDLHTTKHGYKEIFPPYMVHRRSMIGTGQLPKFEEDAFKVAGTDYFLIPTAEVPVTNIYRDDILDGDKLPIKHVAYSACFRSEAGSAGRDTRGLIRQHQFNKVELVKFVKPETSYDELEKLTHDAEEVLQILGLPYRVVKICTGDLGFTAAMKYDIEVWMPSYGRYVEISSCSNFEDFQARRANIKYRPAPKQKPQFVHTLNGSGVAIGRTVAAILENYQQQDGSVIVPTALINYMGGLERISK
- a CDS encoding FAD-dependent oxidoreductase, with the translated sequence MKYITEPSRKIPVKKEVDILVIGGGPAGFSAAVNAARCGAKTMLIEQAGDVGGVATTGLMSHWTGGTVGGFYEEILDRSSDSGSRKQIINPEKLKTVMLNMLDETGVGLELYTFASNAIVEEDTIKGVIIESKSGREAVMAKIVIDASGDGDIAAKAGVPFHKGREEDGKMQPMTIMFKVAGVDTDRAIFPGSFEDTYELEKGDLQTLGRQHIPFPAGHVLLYRSSLPGIVTCNMTNCTDVDGTKVEDLTHATYVCRRQIDYIVKFLREYVPGFENCYIISSSSIIGVRETRHFEGEYTLTREDILEAKVFEDWVVAKALFNFDVHNIKGAGLDQTGMQKKFPQGKGYTIPYRCFVPKKIDNLYLAGRNISGTHLAHSNFRAMPICANMGQAVGIAAALCVRENTSPRKLDYKKIQHVLKDSGVEL
- a CDS encoding ABC transporter substrate-binding protein — protein: MIHVVIGLNTVWRQISTVTIKKIKGGFFVRRKVVSFLLVFTLLFASMSLQACSSSNSNSKSGTKSTSGKQEMTDVGTPRNETLIVETQTPTDVPGQFNSYMQGTQMGFGIHQLMSAMMWEMDTVKGEQYGEVADGMPVSNSDFTEHTIKIRKGIKWSDGQALTANDVVFTFKMIMSNTGIGQHDYYNSIIKSVEKVDDYTVKIVTKESFPRLAETFGVTIWGNDLRIVPEHIYSKQADVTTFKDSSPVVAGPYTVKSYDKLGKWILYQRRDDWKNSTVGVVTGKEPQAKYIWFRYLGDDNTRQMAMINNQVDILCEVTPEMLEAMTSANKKISFWYDQFPYATSDDPCSKGIAFEMAKEPYNNADFRWGIALALNFDEISMSIFNGVGRASPLPILTNTSAMQKLYYKPLLSWLESFELDLGDGTTVKPFDTRYAERMAKTLKDKGYNIPTDEDSLTDMFGIGSWKHDEEAATKLLKKAGLEKKSDGWYYKGKPFTINMTYLADTEAQAGRGLQAAYNQLTKFGLKCNLSSQSSATWDSNSSTGNYEIAGYWPTGGITKDIYPQIRGWDADLIVPLGKIGSGQGSRWNNAEATKIIHEMAKLSPNSDENYKLGLEFMKVAVKDMPFIGFHSGVKFVPTNSTYWTNYPNAKNAYNGPWWWWSCFKYITTEIKPVSK
- a CDS encoding ABC transporter permease, which encodes MNKLKFRKYFGLRILTWALTIWIGVTFIFFIPRMFPSDPVENMIGQMQARSGQMDPKQMEALRKSLRIQFGLEGSLWEQYTTFLWKGVLHFNFGPSLMSYPTPAGEIISTYLPYTLFLSLTSTILAWIIGNLIGLQAGFRKDKRSSKVMEGIAICIYPIPYFIIALVIQIVFAFLLGWFPLQSDINTTGSMATLVASLLKASVLPALSLLLVGTGWWIISMKSLSGTTAQEDFVLYARYRGLPENVIGRKYVLRNSILTQITALAMSLGGVFNGAIMTEIIFGYPGVGTLIQKAILQSDYNMILGCITISIIAVATATLIVDIIYPLIDPRIRYS
- a CDS encoding ABC transporter permease, which gives rise to MKKLWKNLSNPARAGIVITVFFLILGFVVYYFPHVNPFTFDTYASRLGPSSEHWLGTSSMGQDVYWLLIEAIHNSLLIGLIVATIGTVVGVFVGLLAGFSGGTLDRVLSVITDTFVVIPSLPILILMTSLMKGKTTVVLMALVLGMFAWAWPSRQIRSMALSIKERDFIHTAWFSGEGTVQVVLTEILPYALTWSLSNFMNATLNAIASESSLAVLGLSPANLISLGNMIQWARERNAIFTRQWFWIGSPIVATVLLFIGLFLFITGYNDYLSMKRGR
- a CDS encoding ABC transporter ATP-binding protein, with translation MLKIEHLSTSYKTISGDVHVVNDVNFEIRNNEIFGIAGESGCGKTTLLKALYDIVEFPLQIDSGRVILSGEKRGSHFSYETGKIRNTWWNNISYVPQAAQSVLNPITKIKYQFLDSIPKQDRNNETKEATLERVAHYLEELSLSPDLLEAFPFQLSGGMRQRVIIALATFMSPNVLLADEPTTALDVVVQRGILLMLMHLQKQLKNTMVLVSHDMGVHYQITDRIGIMYSGSFVELGKTDEIFDSPIHPYTRMLIDALPKIGDKSQKAGIPGRPPALTNPPKGCRFAPRCPDCSEICSKEVPVFCEVMPGHFAACHKLDKGVK